Proteins encoded in a region of the Vicia villosa cultivar HV-30 ecotype Madison, WI linkage group LG5, Vvil1.0, whole genome shotgun sequence genome:
- the LOC131603569 gene encoding protein BONZAI 1-like, giving the protein MGNCCSDIAAGRSAVGGTAGGLLNSANAPNDAVDNFFKSRGYQGLFSQIELSFSASGLRDRDVLSKSDPILVLYAKGKNGALEELGRTEVVLNSLNPTWITKQTLIYHFEVVQVLVFHVYDVDTQFHNADVKILKLEEQQFLGEATCALSEIITKSDGSLTLDLLRQDSIRSGDSQKCGKLKVHAEECVGSKTTVEMILRCSDLEYRDLFSKSDPFLIVSKVVESGAHIPICKTEAIKNDHHPTWKSLFLNIQQVGSKESPLIIECYNFNSSGKHDLLGKVQTSLVELEKLHSGGQGENLFLPAAAGHDSQAKVLKSRLFVDKFSESIQYTFLDYLAGGFELNFMLAVDFTASNGNSRLPDSLHYIDPSGRPNSYQRAIIEVGEVLQFYDADKRFPTWGFGARPIDGPVSHCFNLNGSNNYCEVDGIQGIMMAYTSALLNVSLAGPTLFGPVINNAALIASQSVANGGRKYFILLIITDGVVTDLQETKDALVKASDLPLSILIVGVGGADFKEMEILDADKGERLESSSGRVASRDIVQFVPFRDVQSGEISVVQALLAELPTQFLAYMRSRNIQPNL; this is encoded by the exons ATGGGAAATTGCTGCTCCGATATCGCCGCTGGTCGCTCGGCCGTCGGCGGAACAGCCGGCGGTTTACTCAATTCAGCAAACGCTCCCAACGACGCCGTCGATAACTTCTTCAAGTCTCGCGGCTACCAAGGTCTCTTCTCACAGATCGAG TTGTCGTTTTCTGCTTCTGGATTGCGTGATCGCGATGTGCTCTCTAAG AGTGATCCAATACTGGTTCTTTATGCAAAAGGAAAAAATGGAGCACTTGAGGAACTTGGCCGGACAGAAGTAGTTTTGAATTCATTGAATCCGACATGGATTACTAAACAAACTCTCATTTACCATTTTGAGGTTGTTCAGGTTTTAGT GTTTCACGTTTATGATGTTGACACTCAGTTTCACAACGCAGATGTGAAG ATACTTAAGCTAGAAGAACAACAATTTCTAGGTGAGGCAACATGTGCATTATCTGAG ATAATTACAAAGTCTGATGGATCATTGACATTAGATTTACTCAGACAAGATTCTATCAGATCTGGCGACTCCCAAAAATGTGGGAAGCTCAAAGTGCATGCCGAGGAATGTGTTGGCTCAAAGACTACAGTAGAGATGATACTCAGGTGTTCAGATTTGGAATATAGGGACCTCTTCTCAAAGAGT GATCCCTTTTTAATAGTATCAAAAGTTGTGGAAAGTGGTGCCCATATTCCAATTTGCAAAACTGAAGCTATAAAGAATGATCACCACCCAACATGGAAGTCATTATTCTTGAATATTCAACAAGTAGGAAGCAAG GAAAGTCCTTTGATAATAGAGTGTTACAACTTTAATAGCAGTGGCAAACATGATTTGTTGGG AAAAGTGCAGACATCTTTGGTAGAGTTGGAGAAGCTCCATTCTGGTGGCCAAGGAGAAAATTTATTTTTGCCTGCTGCTGCGGGTCATGATTCTCAGGCCAag GTTTTGAAGAGCCGGCTATTTGTGGATAAATTTTCTGAAAGCATCCAATATACTTTCCTGGATTACCTTGCTGGGGGATTTGAATTGAACTTCATGCTGGCCGTTGATTTTACAG CTTCAAATGGCAATTCACGCCTTCCAGATTCCTTGCATTATATTGATCCTTCAGGACGGCCAAATTCATACCAGAGA GCAATTATTGAGGTTGGAGAGGTGTTACAGTTTTATGATGCCGACAAGCGATTTCCTACGTGGGGATTTGGAGCACGGCCAATTGATGGTCCAGTTTCCCATTGTTTCAACTTGAACGGAAGCAATAATTACTGTGAG GTGGATGGTATTCAAGGAATTATGATGGCATACACAAGTGCTCTGCTTAACGTTTCTCTTGCAGGACCAACACTTTTTGGACCTGTCATAAATAATGCTGCACTTATTGCCAGCCAATCTGTAGCAAATGGTGGTAGAAAGTACTTTATCCTGTTGATAATCACG GATGGAGTAGTGACAGATCTCCAAGAAACAAAAGATGCACTCGTTAAAGCATCAGACCTACCATTATCAATCCTTATTGTTGGTGTAGGAGGAGCTGATTTCAAAGAAATGGAG ATCTTGGATGCAGACAAGGGGGAAAGGCTTGAAAGTTCATCTGGGCGTGTTGCCTCACGTGATATAGTCCAGTTTGTTCCATTTCGAGATGTTCAAA GTGGTGAAATTTCAGTAGTTCAAGCACTTCTAGCAGAATTACCTACTCAATTTTTAGCTTACATGCGGAGCAGAAATATCCAACCAAATCTCTAG